From Streptomyces yatensis, one genomic window encodes:
- a CDS encoding 3'-5' exonuclease, producing MNFAIWPALFVVDVEGNGANPPDLVEVAALPVRDGGPDTSTAGAWLIRPPRPVTPRAAGIHGLTNGLLAQSPTWREIADQVHGLLGTAWICAHNAHTDYRVLKAHLPNWEPAGVLDTLRLAKATYKDLSGYSLDALIKHTAPDLTAAPAQRHRATYDAYATAQLLIAMASHYDTWDQLLAAAVPPGLPGAPEPEEDPALW from the coding sequence ATGAACTTCGCCATCTGGCCCGCCCTGTTCGTCGTGGACGTCGAAGGCAACGGCGCCAACCCGCCCGACCTGGTCGAGGTGGCCGCCCTTCCCGTTCGCGACGGCGGGCCGGACACCAGCACGGCTGGGGCGTGGCTCATCCGCCCGCCCCGGCCCGTCACCCCCCGCGCCGCCGGCATCCACGGCCTGACCAACGGACTCCTGGCGCAATCCCCTACGTGGAGGGAGATCGCCGACCAGGTCCACGGACTCCTGGGCACGGCGTGGATCTGCGCCCACAACGCCCACACGGACTACCGAGTGCTCAAGGCCCACCTGCCCAACTGGGAACCGGCTGGAGTCCTCGACACCCTCCGCCTGGCCAAGGCCACCTACAAGGACCTGTCCGGCTACAGCCTCGACGCCCTGATCAAGCACACCGCGCCGGACCTCACGGCCGCTCCCGCCCAGCGGCACCGTGCCACCTACGACGCCTACGCCACCGCACAGCTCCTCATCGCCATGGCCAGCCACTACGACACCTGGGACCAGCTCCTCGCCGCGGCCGTGCCGCCCGGCCTGCCAGGCGCCCCCGAACCAGAAGAGGACCCCGCCCTGTGGTGA
- a CDS encoding plasmid mobilization protein: MKPNDPATPRQGHLNDQPARGRASYTLRNSLAGQAAEEVSQGPAPAFGGAGEARHQGAPDLEAGTEGGPQLGEGDAPRTVVEPRTRPRLRQSQQRDRVRSVRLTTDELADIQRAASSVGLRVAGFLADAAVAVARAQEGPHTWLMDQRTVVEKLMNASAQLARVGNNLNQVARTLNSGGEAPYAEDAIARVLRAAARVEAAAVEIARR, from the coding sequence ATGAAGCCGAACGACCCGGCCACCCCTCGCCAGGGACACCTGAACGACCAACCGGCACGAGGCCGAGCAAGCTATACCTTGCGAAACTCCCTCGCCGGGCAAGCCGCCGAGGAAGTTTCGCAAGGGCCTGCCCCGGCCTTCGGAGGCGCGGGGGAGGCTCGGCACCAGGGGGCGCCGGACCTCGAGGCTGGGACCGAGGGTGGGCCGCAGCTGGGGGAGGGGGACGCGCCGCGCACCGTCGTCGAGCCGCGCACACGTCCGCGCCTGCGCCAGTCCCAGCAGCGCGATCGCGTGCGCAGCGTTCGCCTGACCACCGACGAACTCGCCGACATCCAACGTGCCGCCTCCTCCGTAGGCCTGCGGGTCGCCGGGTTCCTCGCAGATGCCGCAGTCGCCGTCGCCCGTGCCCAGGAAGGCCCGCACACCTGGTTGATGGACCAGCGCACCGTCGTCGAGAAGCTTATGAATGCCTCGGCCCAGCTCGCTCGCGTCGGTAACAACCTCAACCAAGTCGCCCGCACGCTGAACTCGGGCGGCGAGGCCCCGTACGCCGAAGACGCCATCGCTCGCGTCCTGCGGGCCGCCGCCCGTGTCGAAGCCGCCGCCGTCGAGATCGCGAGGCGCTGA
- a CDS encoding pyridoxamine 5'-phosphate oxidase family protein: protein MPKVLHDQGHDYLKFWNEYHLCTLTTLRPDGRPHVVPVGVTIDADSGVARVITRKGSRKVANILAAQSSQARVALCQVDRGRWATLEGTAEVLTDPDAVDDAVQRYGARYGRTPAPDPERVVIEVTIERAMGRATLP, encoded by the coding sequence ATGCCCAAGGTGCTCCACGACCAAGGCCACGACTACCTGAAGTTCTGGAACGAATACCATCTGTGCACACTGACTACGCTGCGACCTGACGGACGTCCGCATGTTGTACCGGTGGGTGTCACCATCGATGCGGATTCAGGAGTGGCACGAGTTATCACCCGCAAAGGAAGCAGGAAGGTCGCCAACATCCTGGCCGCGCAGTCCAGCCAGGCACGCGTTGCCCTCTGTCAGGTGGACAGAGGGCGCTGGGCGACTCTGGAAGGGACAGCAGAAGTCCTTACCGACCCCGACGCCGTCGACGATGCCGTCCAGCGGTACGGCGCCCGGTACGGGCGCACCCCGGCTCCGGATCCGGAGCGCGTCGTGATCGAGGTCACGATCGAGCGAGCAATGGGCCGAGCGACGTTGCCATAG
- a CDS encoding amidohydrolase family protein, with protein sequence MMLITADRVLVDSGTYLEDGAVLTVGETIVAVGPREEVSRQAPPDAEHVPFSGTVMPGLIDTHVHLIFDGSPDPVAVLTATDEELLGQMRQRAERLLHTGVTTARDLGDRNGLAFRVAREIETGSVSGPRILAAGTPATPPGGHCYFLGGEVSGETEVRALVRRNVAAGAAVIKVMTSGGGLTKDGPRSWQSQFSREELRALVDEAHSAGLPVAAHAHGTEAITEAVDAGVDTLEHCTWMTETGFDLRRDVLQRIIDRNIAVSVTVSPHWRMLPKVFGEERAALMFGQVRQMAEAGANVIIGTDAGVQRTGFDGLPGALTFYAHLGIPNSTILDMATRRAAEALGRGEVTGRVAPGFRADLLLVDGDPLEELDALQRVPTVVSAGRRHERG encoded by the coding sequence ATGATGCTCATCACCGCAGACCGAGTCCTAGTGGACTCGGGCACCTACTTGGAGGACGGCGCCGTTCTCACTGTTGGCGAAACGATCGTCGCTGTAGGCCCTAGGGAAGAGGTCAGTCGGCAGGCACCACCGGACGCCGAGCACGTCCCCTTCTCTGGCACGGTCATGCCCGGCCTCATTGATACCCACGTTCACTTGATCTTCGACGGGAGCCCCGACCCTGTCGCCGTCCTGACGGCTACTGACGAGGAGCTTCTCGGCCAGATGCGGCAGCGCGCCGAGCGGCTGCTGCACACTGGCGTGACGACGGCTCGCGACTTGGGGGACCGCAATGGACTTGCCTTCCGTGTTGCCCGAGAGATCGAGACGGGCAGCGTGTCCGGCCCGCGCATTCTTGCAGCCGGCACTCCGGCGACCCCGCCGGGTGGTCACTGTTACTTCCTCGGCGGAGAGGTCTCCGGCGAGACCGAGGTCCGCGCTCTGGTCCGGCGTAATGTCGCCGCCGGTGCCGCCGTCATCAAGGTCATGACCAGCGGGGGAGGGCTCACCAAGGACGGCCCACGCAGTTGGCAGAGCCAGTTCTCCCGCGAGGAACTACGCGCCCTGGTCGATGAGGCGCACTCCGCCGGGCTGCCGGTCGCGGCGCACGCCCACGGAACGGAGGCCATCACCGAAGCCGTCGACGCCGGGGTCGACACCCTCGAACACTGCACCTGGATGACCGAGACCGGCTTCGACCTCCGCCGCGATGTCCTCCAGCGCATCATCGACCGGAACATCGCGGTCAGTGTGACCGTGAGCCCTCATTGGCGCATGCTGCCCAAGGTCTTCGGCGAGGAGCGCGCGGCTTTGATGTTCGGCCAGGTGCGGCAGATGGCCGAGGCCGGAGCAAACGTGATCATCGGGACCGATGCTGGGGTCCAGCGCACCGGCTTCGATGGATTGCCCGGCGCGCTGACCTTCTACGCACACCTCGGCATCCCGAACAGCACCATCCTCGACATGGCCACCCGCCGGGCTGCCGAGGCGCTCGGGCGCGGTGAGGTGACAGGACGCGTCGCCCCGGGCTTCCGGGCCGACCTCCTCCTCGTCGACGGTGATCCGCTTGAGGAGCTCGATGCATTGCAGCGGGTCCCGACCGTCGTCAGCGCCGGCCGCAGGCATGAACGGGGGTAA
- a CDS encoding WhiB family transcriptional regulator: protein MHHTQTAEPRTLGDFTWHSHAACLSTPDNLVDPEIFFPEPDEMDRIRAAKALCEQCPVKQTCLDAALEAGDRNGIRAGMTEEEREPLHRNLHRRLDYARVNATLAGRDIHLTDAERRAVTRAAYQAGTPAERVAWLLKISEEHAEKLYRQVRREIRNRSVDRKKNDQNVTAARTSRDELGTAA from the coding sequence ATGCACCACACCCAGACCGCCGAGCCTCGCACCCTCGGGGACTTCACCTGGCACAGCCACGCCGCCTGCCTCTCCACCCCCGACAACCTCGTCGACCCGGAGATCTTCTTCCCCGAGCCAGACGAGATGGACCGCATCCGCGCGGCCAAGGCCCTCTGCGAGCAGTGCCCGGTCAAGCAGACCTGCCTGGATGCCGCGCTGGAGGCTGGTGATCGCAACGGCATCCGGGCCGGGATGACGGAGGAGGAACGCGAGCCACTGCACCGCAATCTCCACCGCCGCCTCGACTACGCCCGCGTCAATGCCACCCTCGCCGGGCGCGACATCCACCTCACCGATGCCGAGCGCCGAGCGGTCACCCGCGCCGCCTACCAGGCCGGCACCCCGGCCGAACGCGTCGCCTGGCTGCTAAAGATCAGCGAGGAGCACGCCGAGAAGCTGTACCGCCAGGTCCGCCGCGAGATCCGGAACCGCTCGGTCGACCGTAAGAAGAACGACCAGAACGTGACCGCCGCCCGGACGAGCCGCGACGAACTCGGGACGGCCGCGTGA
- a CDS encoding DUF2637 domain-containing protein, whose protein sequence is MTDNDAIPVRITGWDRAAIVTLGGAGCALSYDALQQMAVAIHIRGLLTYLFPFVIDGFIGYGVRAVLVMRSASLGARCYVWMLFGTATAASIWANALHAVRLNDQPSEGGLRLGDATVGVLSTLAPLALAGAVHLYILIARRSVQPGHPETAVSSDTAAVRTERVTAVPDTRPGRATPNGQDTVPGQGADLAGGPDTRRGHSAPTRTPAPEEPAPDKTTDTDSTDAETDCRTAASEANELLPIARRAVTEAGKLTRKVVAEAIRGQGHPLSNDRLTELMQQLRTEADNRTLRPTG, encoded by the coding sequence GTGACCGACAACGACGCGATACCCGTACGCATCACCGGCTGGGACCGCGCCGCCATCGTCACCCTCGGCGGTGCCGGATGCGCCCTCTCATACGACGCGCTGCAGCAGATGGCCGTCGCCATTCACATCCGGGGGCTGCTGACTTACCTCTTCCCCTTCGTGATTGACGGGTTCATCGGGTACGGGGTGCGCGCGGTGCTGGTGATGCGCAGCGCTTCCTTGGGGGCCCGCTGCTATGTGTGGATGCTCTTCGGCACCGCCACGGCGGCCAGCATCTGGGCGAATGCTCTGCACGCTGTTCGCCTCAATGACCAGCCCAGCGAGGGTGGTCTCCGGCTGGGGGACGCCACGGTCGGTGTGCTTTCCACCCTCGCCCCGCTCGCCTTGGCCGGAGCCGTCCACCTCTACATCCTCATCGCCCGCCGCTCTGTGCAGCCTGGCCACCCGGAAACGGCGGTCTCCTCGGATACCGCGGCTGTCCGCACCGAGCGAGTCACTGCTGTCCCGGACACCCGGCCTGGCCGAGCCACCCCGAACGGCCAGGACACTGTCCCGGGCCAGGGGGCTGACCTCGCCGGTGGACCGGACACCAGACGGGGTCACTCCGCTCCGACCCGGACGCCCGCCCCGGAGGAACCAGCTCCGGACAAGACCACTGATACCGACTCCACCGACGCTGAGACGGACTGCCGGACGGCCGCCAGTGAGGCGAACGAGCTGCTGCCGATCGCCCGCCGAGCGGTGACCGAAGCCGGAAAGCTGACCCGCAAAGTGGTCGCCGAAGCCATCCGCGGACAGGGGCACCCACTGTCCAATGACCGGCTGACCGAGCTGATGCAGCAGCTCCGCACCGAGGCGGACAACCGGACACTCCGTCCCACTGGCTGA
- a CDS encoding MAB_1171c family putative transporter: protein MFGLLLFVPVAVAAWKFYQFARHPKDAPLRSVTLCLVTAVASYPLAMPATSKVSLIADHGTAKLAQNVLLLGTAYFLLCFYLYSADERAGGRRARREAGVVLVVAALLIADAATVPHDVFIGSFSTADMTIPQVAVFYGLAGAYPTYAMTVAGRWTRLCARQSSRPHSTGLWMAAVGMLAMAAACLVRAVMVLIRWAGGTVSHQLMAVVAFCLAVAILLFVVGITYPAVRTRITSARLWLRHRRDYRRLAPLWQLLAEAYPDNILKPSSDDPRETRRARGTHRRYYRRIVECRDGLVDISPYLVGQEDEGALLDFAPDELADRLRHAVEQVGQGASVPRRVIPLALSHGADQDSDVRQLVAVSEALSSSHSQSS from the coding sequence GTGTTCGGTCTGCTGCTTTTCGTACCCGTCGCGGTTGCTGCCTGGAAGTTCTACCAGTTCGCGCGGCACCCCAAGGACGCGCCGTTGCGGTCGGTGACGCTGTGCCTGGTGACCGCAGTCGCCTCCTACCCTCTGGCGATGCCCGCCACGTCGAAGGTCTCGCTCATCGCCGACCACGGGACGGCGAAGCTCGCGCAGAACGTGCTACTGCTGGGCACGGCCTATTTCCTCTTGTGCTTCTACTTGTACTCCGCCGACGAAAGGGCCGGCGGACGCCGGGCGCGCAGGGAAGCAGGTGTCGTCCTTGTGGTCGCTGCGCTGCTGATCGCGGATGCTGCGACTGTCCCGCACGATGTCTTCATCGGTTCTTTCAGCACGGCGGACATGACCATTCCCCAGGTCGCGGTCTTCTATGGTCTCGCCGGCGCGTACCCCACATACGCGATGACGGTCGCGGGCAGGTGGACTCGGCTGTGCGCCCGCCAGTCGAGCCGACCGCACTCGACAGGGTTGTGGATGGCCGCCGTAGGAATGCTTGCGATGGCCGCCGCCTGCCTAGTCCGCGCCGTCATGGTCCTCATCCGTTGGGCCGGAGGAACGGTGTCACACCAGCTGATGGCCGTGGTCGCCTTCTGCCTCGCGGTGGCGATCCTGTTGTTCGTAGTGGGCATCACCTATCCCGCCGTTCGTACCCGGATCACCTCCGCGCGCCTGTGGCTCCGGCACCGCCGGGACTACCGTCGTCTGGCTCCACTGTGGCAGCTGCTGGCCGAGGCGTACCCCGACAACATCCTTAAGCCGTCCTCCGATGACCCGCGTGAAACACGCCGGGCTCGGGGCACGCATCGACGCTACTACCGTCGCATCGTCGAATGCCGAGACGGACTCGTCGACATCAGCCCGTACCTGGTCGGGCAGGAGGACGAAGGCGCCCTTCTCGATTTCGCCCCCGACGAGCTGGCCGACAGGCTTCGGCACGCCGTCGAGCAGGTCGGGCAAGGCGCTTCGGTACCTCGCCGCGTCATTCCGCTGGCCCTGTCTCACGGCGCCGATCAGGATTCCGACGTCCGGCAGCTGGTCGCCGTCTCAGAGGCGCTCAGTTCCTCCCACTCGCAGTCCTCCTGA
- a CDS encoding AAA family ATPase, whose amino-acid sequence MTHQQTPIRIGVLGTHSTGKTTLLKRIQMELRGHGLTVARTGRLAKRAAAIGLPKMQHHTAASTEWIITQGIADDIAAAAQGADVVLVDRASFDALAYYHAALEDRGEHAHRLERERLRLLASTQAPKYDLLLATVLDPDVPVDPSHDYDHRYRLLVDRHVHGLLAEDGIPHQRVTSDHESQARAIERALQLCLQEAAV is encoded by the coding sequence GTGACCCACCAGCAGACGCCCATCCGTATCGGCGTGCTCGGCACCCACTCCACCGGCAAGACGACACTGCTCAAGCGGATCCAGATGGAACTGCGCGGCCACGGGCTCACCGTGGCCCGCACAGGCCGACTCGCCAAACGCGCCGCCGCCATCGGCCTGCCGAAAATGCAGCACCACACCGCGGCCTCCACCGAGTGGATCATCACGCAGGGCATCGCCGACGACATCGCCGCCGCAGCACAAGGCGCCGACGTCGTCCTCGTCGACCGCGCCTCCTTCGACGCCCTCGCGTATTACCACGCGGCCCTTGAGGACCGCGGCGAGCACGCCCACCGGCTGGAGAGGGAACGCCTGCGGCTCCTCGCCTCGACGCAGGCGCCGAAGTACGACCTCCTCCTGGCGACCGTGCTCGACCCGGATGTACCCGTCGACCCCAGCCACGACTACGACCACCGCTACCGCCTCCTGGTCGACCGCCACGTCCACGGCCTCTTGGCCGAGGACGGGATCCCGCACCAGCGCGTCACCAGCGACCACGAAAGCCAGGCCCGCGCCATCGAACGCGCCCTTCAGCTCTGCCTCCAGGAGGCCGCCGTATGA
- a CDS encoding aldo/keto reductase, which yields MTVTPPAGTITLAGKTVSRLGFGTMRLTGPGIWGDPADRATAFSVLRQAVHAYGITHIDTADAYGPHTVEHLIHDALHPYPEHVLIATKVGLARPAPDTWVPHGHPVYLRACVEASLRRLGVDRLELCYLHRIDPEVPVADQIGTLQALKDEGKIGHIGLSKVTPEQIRTVTNDTTVAAVQNVLNMSGDRHDTALELCRDLSIPYVPYRPLDAGTLARQGHIDAALNWLLRLGNHVAPIPSTSSPEHLRQLVTVVTGTRL from the coding sequence ATGACCGTCACGCCGCCCGCGGGCACCATCACCCTCGCCGGGAAGACCGTCTCCCGGCTCGGCTTCGGCACGATGCGCCTGACCGGCCCCGGCATCTGGGGCGATCCAGCTGACCGGGCCACCGCGTTCTCCGTGCTCCGCCAGGCCGTCCACGCCTACGGCATCACGCACATCGACACCGCGGACGCCTACGGGCCCCACACGGTCGAACACCTCATCCACGATGCCTTACACCCGTACCCCGAGCACGTACTGATCGCGACCAAAGTGGGCCTGGCACGCCCCGCCCCGGACACCTGGGTTCCGCACGGCCACCCCGTCTACCTGCGCGCATGTGTCGAAGCGAGCCTACGGCGACTGGGCGTGGACCGGCTCGAACTCTGCTACCTCCACCGCATCGACCCCGAGGTGCCTGTCGCGGACCAGATCGGCACCCTCCAAGCCCTGAAGGACGAGGGTAAGATCGGGCACATCGGTCTGTCGAAGGTCACGCCCGAGCAGATCCGTACCGTCACCAATGACACCACCGTCGCCGCCGTGCAGAACGTCCTCAACATGAGCGGAGACCGACACGACACCGCACTCGAACTCTGCCGCGACCTCTCCATCCCCTACGTGCCCTACCGGCCCCTCGACGCCGGCACTCTCGCACGGCAGGGGCATATCGACGCAGCCCTCAACTGGCTGCTTCGCCTCGGGAACCACGTCGCACCCATCCCCAGCACCAGCTCTCCGGAACACCTCCGCCAACTCGTCACCGTCGTGACGGGCACGCGGTTATGA
- a CDS encoding ATP-binding protein, translating into MRDTDAQPIGGIARRLTGILKARGIDPSTPVSDENEPSPALEAAQARIPARYQDAVADHPVVAAWVREVAAAGRRGPQGSPGIAQGRSLLIVGTTGTGKTHQAYGAVRSLLAAGVRLRWKATTAADLYAELRPRQGSDGERELHDLARCPLLIIDDLGAAKASEWTEEITTRLIDRRYTEMLPTLVTTNLGMADLRAHIGDRVASRLTEMTDKVILDGPDRRRLIAAERRRLAAV; encoded by the coding sequence ATGCGCGATACCGACGCCCAGCCCATCGGCGGCATCGCCCGTCGTTTGACCGGCATCCTCAAGGCCCGAGGTATCGACCCCAGCACGCCGGTGTCCGACGAGAACGAGCCAAGCCCGGCTCTGGAGGCGGCCCAAGCCCGCATCCCCGCCCGCTACCAAGACGCCGTCGCCGACCACCCTGTCGTCGCCGCCTGGGTGCGCGAAGTCGCCGCCGCCGGGCGCCGGGGCCCGCAGGGCTCCCCGGGCATAGCACAGGGCCGGTCACTGCTGATCGTCGGCACCACCGGCACCGGCAAGACCCACCAGGCGTACGGCGCAGTCCGGTCGCTGCTGGCCGCCGGTGTTCGGCTGCGGTGGAAGGCAACCACCGCAGCCGACCTCTACGCCGAACTCCGGCCCCGCCAGGGAAGCGACGGTGAGCGCGAACTGCATGACCTGGCCCGCTGCCCACTGCTGATCATCGACGACCTCGGCGCCGCGAAGGCCAGCGAGTGGACCGAGGAGATTACGACGCGGCTGATCGACCGCCGCTACACCGAGATGCTCCCGACCCTGGTCACGACCAACCTCGGGATGGCCGATCTGCGCGCCCACATCGGCGACCGTGTCGCCTCTCGGCTGACCGAGATGACCGACAAGGTCATCCTCGACGGGCCGGACCGTAGAAGGCTCATCGCGGCTGAGCGTCGCCGCCTCGCCGCCGTCTGA
- a CDS encoding helix-turn-helix transcriptional regulator, which translates to MRRAAELSQSDVAAGVGVATSSVAGWEADNPTTPDPEKLPALARVLGRDLDDLFPRTGLPDLADLRCDAGLYQYETSAILGTKSAGPVRGAERGERRLKERYVSPLAAAYGVSEEELLRAQERSIAKTQELPDAGQSGESQADADRPPGSLSEKITLLLERSFPGQQQPPSDAEIAEAVNIHAGAEVTSEEDVRNLRTGQQEDAAPLVREGLAAFFGVSPMYFQPDDAVAQQVYEGLRLLSASRRGAVGRVRARGGNQGLPADVMSIVNDLVDELEQRDSRSK; encoded by the coding sequence GTGCGCCGAGCTGCGGAGCTGTCGCAGAGCGACGTCGCGGCTGGTGTCGGCGTCGCCACGTCCTCCGTGGCCGGCTGGGAAGCGGACAATCCGACCACGCCGGACCCGGAAAAGCTCCCCGCCCTGGCCCGCGTCCTCGGGCGGGACTTGGACGATCTCTTCCCCCGCACCGGACTGCCGGACCTCGCGGACCTGCGCTGTGATGCGGGCCTGTACCAGTACGAGACGAGCGCGATCCTAGGGACCAAGAGCGCTGGACCTGTCCGGGGCGCCGAGCGAGGAGAACGACGGCTCAAGGAGCGGTACGTATCGCCGCTCGCAGCCGCCTACGGCGTGAGCGAAGAAGAGCTGCTTCGCGCCCAGGAGAGGTCGATCGCCAAGACGCAAGAGCTGCCGGACGCCGGCCAGTCAGGCGAAAGCCAGGCCGACGCTGATAGACCGCCCGGCTCTCTCTCGGAGAAGATCACCCTCCTGCTGGAGCGTTCGTTCCCCGGCCAGCAGCAGCCCCCCTCGGACGCGGAGATCGCCGAAGCTGTGAACATACACGCCGGAGCAGAGGTCACCTCGGAAGAAGATGTCCGCAACCTCCGGACCGGTCAGCAGGAGGACGCTGCTCCGTTGGTCCGGGAAGGACTCGCCGCCTTCTTCGGCGTCTCGCCGATGTACTTCCAGCCCGACGATGCCGTGGCACAGCAGGTGTATGAGGGGTTGCGGCTCCTGTCCGCCTCGCGGCGGGGCGCTGTGGGTCGAGTGCGCGCCCGCGGCGGAAACCAGGGGCTTCCGGCCGACGTGATGTCGATCGTCAACGACCTGGTGGACGAGTTGGAGCAGAGAGATTCCCGCTCCAAGTAG
- a CDS encoding relaxase/mobilization nuclease domain-containing protein, with amino-acid sequence MVPDISTGGRTYGLLAYLYGPGRRDEHIDPHLVASWTPELAPDPGRDPEATLKQLTDRLDLPVHARPQGRRPRRHVWHCPVRTAPGDRHLSDAEWAEVARRVVHATGVAEYGDAQACRWIAVRHADDHIHIVATLIRQDGRSPRRHNDMPRAQAECRRIEADFGLQQLNSGDGTAAKRATSAERAKAERQGRTSTSRELLRDHVRQAVAGAEDETEFFRRLSEAGVRIDRRLAPSGDVLGYKVALPGDRNRDGEPIWFSGSRLAPDLSLPKIRQRLRTDDEADDWLRVSPHTGGATPARARREATGVIHHTVSVLADGDEAEAVAQISGLGEVLDAVAQTSPAATRQQTTEAACVFERATRWHSRAERANNRAVRSAARGIVRAGNALGRGEDGGATAMLLSALVLATVAAARWHAARQHAQQAAAAHQAAQHLRTAYRTAASSPMRAMRDHGRRLPEPTRNRHVDTVEAVLPGQVDYLRSERGFDALLATLDQAQRAGHSPRFLLRNAVSQRELDTAESVTDVLVWRVRRLSNLPAHQPRPRTAKAAKQQPRTARPPTATLPRNPAQPEHRHRY; translated from the coding sequence GTGGTACCCGACATCTCCACCGGCGGCCGCACGTATGGGTTGCTCGCCTACCTCTACGGGCCTGGTCGACGGGACGAGCACATCGACCCGCACCTGGTCGCCTCCTGGACACCCGAGCTGGCCCCCGACCCCGGCCGGGACCCGGAGGCCACGCTCAAGCAACTGACCGACCGGCTCGACCTGCCTGTCCATGCCCGACCGCAGGGTCGCCGCCCCCGACGGCACGTGTGGCACTGTCCCGTGCGCACCGCACCCGGCGACCGGCACCTGAGCGACGCCGAGTGGGCCGAAGTCGCCCGCCGCGTCGTCCATGCCACCGGCGTCGCCGAATACGGTGACGCCCAAGCGTGTCGCTGGATCGCCGTCCGCCACGCGGATGACCACATCCACATTGTCGCCACCCTCATCCGCCAGGACGGACGTTCCCCACGTCGGCACAACGACATGCCCCGTGCACAGGCGGAATGCCGAAGGATCGAAGCCGACTTCGGGCTCCAGCAGCTGAACTCCGGAGACGGCACCGCAGCGAAGCGGGCTACCAGCGCCGAGCGAGCCAAGGCAGAACGGCAAGGCCGCACCTCCACCTCCCGCGAACTCCTGCGCGACCACGTCCGCCAGGCCGTGGCCGGCGCCGAGGACGAAACTGAGTTCTTCCGCCGCCTGTCGGAAGCCGGAGTGCGCATTGACCGGCGGCTGGCGCCCTCCGGCGACGTTCTCGGATACAAGGTCGCACTGCCCGGTGACCGCAACCGCGACGGCGAACCGATCTGGTTCTCCGGCTCCCGCCTCGCCCCCGACCTCTCCCTCCCCAAGATCCGCCAACGCCTCCGCACCGACGATGAAGCAGATGACTGGCTAAGGGTGAGCCCGCATACCGGCGGCGCAACACCGGCACGCGCCCGTCGCGAGGCTACTGGCGTTATCCACCACACTGTCTCCGTTCTCGCTGACGGAGACGAAGCCGAGGCTGTCGCGCAGATCTCCGGCCTCGGCGAAGTCCTCGATGCCGTCGCCCAGACCTCTCCGGCCGCCACCCGGCAGCAGACCACCGAAGCGGCCTGCGTCTTCGAGCGCGCCACCCGATGGCATTCCCGCGCCGAACGCGCGAATAACCGCGCCGTCCGCTCGGCCGCCCGCGGCATTGTCCGCGCAGGAAACGCCTTGGGGCGTGGCGAAGACGGCGGTGCCACCGCGATGCTGCTGTCCGCCCTCGTGCTGGCCACCGTCGCGGCTGCTCGCTGGCACGCCGCTCGGCAGCACGCTCAGCAGGCCGCCGCTGCGCACCAGGCCGCGCAGCATCTGCGTACTGCCTACCGCACTGCCGCGTCGTCACCGATGCGTGCGATGCGCGACCACGGACGGCGCCTTCCCGAGCCCACCCGGAACCGCCACGTCGACACGGTCGAAGCTGTCCTCCCCGGGCAGGTCGACTACCTACGCTCCGAACGCGGCTTCGACGCCCTGCTCGCCACTCTCGACCAGGCACAGCGCGCGGGGCACAGCCCTCGCTTCCTTCTGCGAAACGCAGTGTCCCAGCGCGAGCTGGACACCGCCGAGAGCGTCACCGACGTCCTCGTCTGGCGCGTGCGCCGCCTCAGCAACCTCCCTGCACATCAACCGCGCCCACGCACCGCCAAGGCCGCGAAGCAGCAGCCGCGAACCGCACGGCCGCCTACCGCCACACTGCCCCGGAATCCTGCTCAGCCCGAACACCGTCACCGTTACTGA